In Kitasatospora viridis, one DNA window encodes the following:
- a CDS encoding menaquinone biosynthesis protein: MTVPSVAARARTEQGPGAPELRGAGLRLGDISFLNCVPFRWGLAAGGAAARFSTLSAPPERLAEELLAGRLDVSPVSLARYLRHTDELELLPGVAIGSDGPVHSCHVVSHGPVELLDGRVVALSETSRTTTLLARMLLEDAVGVRPVYRAERQDVDAMLRTADAAVVIGDDALRLHAEARPGLTITDAGALWRDWTGLPMVFAVWAVRRDYAQAHPDRVRELGEALTDAVGLARAHPAEVAAAAARESAQGPGPAVEERVLRDYYRVLDYSLGDRQLTAVREFARRAAARGEL, translated from the coding sequence GTGACCGTGCCCAGCGTCGCCGCCCGTGCCCGCACCGAGCAGGGGCCGGGGGCGCCGGAGCTGCGCGGTGCGGGGCTCCGGCTCGGCGACATCTCCTTCCTCAACTGCGTCCCGTTCCGCTGGGGGCTCGCCGCCGGCGGCGCCGCCGCGCGGTTCAGCACGCTGTCGGCGCCGCCGGAGCGGCTCGCCGAGGAGCTCCTCGCGGGCCGACTGGACGTCAGTCCGGTCAGCCTCGCCCGGTACCTGCGGCACACCGACGAGCTGGAGCTGCTGCCCGGTGTGGCGATCGGCAGTGACGGCCCCGTGCACTCCTGCCACGTGGTCTCGCACGGTCCGGTCGAGCTGCTCGACGGGCGCGTCGTGGCCCTGTCCGAGACCAGCCGGACCACGACGCTGCTGGCCAGGATGCTGCTGGAGGACGCGGTGGGCGTGCGGCCGGTCTACCGCGCCGAGCGCCAGGACGTGGACGCCATGCTCCGCACGGCGGACGCGGCGGTGGTGATAGGCGACGACGCGCTGCGGCTGCACGCCGAGGCCCGGCCCGGGCTCACCATCACCGACGCCGGCGCCCTGTGGCGCGACTGGACCGGCCTGCCCATGGTGTTCGCGGTCTGGGCGGTGCGCCGCGACTACGCGCAGGCGCACCCCGACCGGGTGCGCGAGCTGGGCGAGGCGCTGACGGACGCGGTCGGCCTGGCCCGCGCGCACCCGGCCGAGGTCGCGGCCGCCGCGGCCCGCGAGTCGGCCCAGGGCCCCGGGCCGGCCGTCGAGGAGCGGGTGCTGCGGGACTACTACCGGGTCCTCGACTACTCGCTGGGCGACCGGCAACTGACGGCGGTTCGGGAGTTCGCGCGCCGCGCCGCGGCCCGCGGCGAACTGTGA
- a CDS encoding chorismate mutase has protein sequence MNTNGSAASLGTSADDRIQNERATIDALDDQIIESIKRRALISRKIQQVRAEEGGPRLVLSREMSVLEHYRTGLGPVGTDVAARILDLCRGALHAAFEVPAQPAPAAEGERRGT, from the coding sequence GTGAACACGAACGGCTCCGCTGCGAGTCTCGGCACGAGTGCCGATGACCGGATCCAGAACGAGCGGGCGACCATCGACGCCCTTGACGACCAGATCATCGAAAGCATCAAGCGCAGAGCACTGATTTCCCGGAAGATCCAGCAGGTGCGCGCGGAAGAGGGCGGGCCGCGGCTCGTCCTTTCACGGGAAATGTCCGTCCTGGAGCATTACCGCACCGGGCTCGGACCGGTCGGCACCGATGTTGCGGCGCGGATCCTGGACCTGTGCCGCGGCGCCCTGCACGCGGCCTTCGAGGTGCCCGCACAGCCGGCGCCCGCGGCCGAGGGCGAACGGCGCGGGACGTGA
- a CDS encoding DNA glycosylase AlkZ-like family protein — protein sequence MSTPEIDRTTARRLAVRAQLLDADQPADELLPVVRQLTLLQLDPTAAVAPNADLVAWSRLGAAYRTEQLPQALERDRTLFEYRAMVRPMADLPLLLPEMAAWAAPGADRRGKYAEWLHANDGFRRYVLDLLRERGPLPSREIEDRSAVPWPSTGWTNNRNVTQLLEFLAARGEIAVSGRVGKQRRWDLAERVYPAVPVRPASPAELTAHQRDAAEAHRLRQERTLRSLGIARGPAVGEAGRPVRVAGTRGVWRADPEQLDQLAERPFAGRTALLSPFDRLIHDRKRMAELFEFEYKLEMYVPRANRRWGYFALPVLHADRLVGKVDATADHRAGLLRVHAVHEDEPFGSALRAAVDAELAALAQWLGLAGAGA from the coding sequence ATGAGCACCCCCGAGATCGACCGGACCACGGCCCGCCGCCTGGCCGTCCGCGCCCAGTTGCTGGACGCCGACCAGCCGGCCGACGAACTGCTCCCCGTGGTCCGACAGTTGACGCTGCTGCAGCTCGACCCCACCGCCGCCGTCGCCCCCAACGCCGACCTCGTCGCGTGGAGCCGGCTCGGAGCCGCCTACCGGACCGAGCAGCTGCCGCAAGCACTGGAGCGGGACCGCACGCTGTTCGAGTACCGGGCGATGGTGCGCCCGATGGCCGATCTCCCGCTCCTCCTGCCGGAGATGGCCGCCTGGGCCGCGCCCGGCGCCGACCGGCGCGGCAAGTACGCCGAGTGGCTGCACGCCAACGACGGCTTCCGCCGCTACGTGCTAGACCTGCTGCGCGAGCGCGGCCCGCTGCCCTCGCGCGAGATCGAGGACCGCAGCGCCGTCCCCTGGCCGTCCACCGGCTGGACGAACAACCGCAACGTCACCCAGCTGCTCGAATTCCTCGCCGCCCGCGGCGAGATAGCCGTCTCCGGGCGCGTCGGGAAGCAGCGGCGCTGGGACCTGGCGGAGCGGGTGTACCCGGCCGTCCCGGTCCGCCCGGCGAGCCCGGCCGAGCTGACGGCCCATCAGCGGGACGCGGCCGAGGCCCACCGCCTGCGCCAGGAGCGGACGTTGCGCTCGCTCGGCATCGCCCGCGGCCCCGCCGTCGGCGAGGCCGGCCGACCGGTCCGGGTCGCGGGCACCCGGGGCGTCTGGCGGGCCGACCCGGAGCAGCTGGACCAGCTGGCTGAGCGCCCGTTCGCCGGACGGACCGCGCTGCTCTCCCCCTTCGACCGGCTGATCCATGACCGCAAGCGGATGGCCGAGCTGTTCGAGTTCGAGTACAAGCTGGAGATGTACGTCCCCCGGGCGAACCGCCGCTGGGGCTACTTCGCGCTGCCCGTGCTGCACGCCGACCGCCTGGTCGGCAAGGTCGACGCCACCGCGGACCACCGCGCGGGGCTGCTGCGGGTGCACGCCGTGCACGAGGACGAGCCCTTCGGCTCGGCGCTGCGGGCCGCCGTCGACGCCGAACTCGCGGCGCTGGCCCAGTGGCTGGGCCTGGCCGGGGCGGGCGCCTGA
- a CDS encoding antibiotic biosynthesis monooxygenase family protein yields MSVVKINVLTVPAEQRETLEKRFAARAHAVENSDGFEWFELLRPVEGTDTYLVYTRWRDEASFQAWLEGPMKAAHQGGGQGGEQPKPAASGSTLWSFEVIQQAGAKDA; encoded by the coding sequence ATGTCTGTTGTGAAGATCAACGTACTCACGGTCCCCGCCGAGCAGCGGGAGACCCTGGAGAAGCGGTTCGCCGCCCGCGCGCACGCGGTGGAGAACTCCGACGGCTTCGAGTGGTTCGAGCTGCTCCGTCCCGTCGAGGGCACGGACACCTACCTGGTGTACACCCGCTGGCGCGACGAGGCGTCGTTCCAGGCGTGGCTGGAGGGCCCGATGAAGGCGGCCCACCAGGGCGGCGGCCAGGGTGGCGAGCAGCCCAAGCCCGCCGCCTCCGGCTCGACGCTCTGGTCCTTCGAGGTGATCCAGCAGGCCGGCGCCAAGGACGCCTGA
- a CDS encoding branched-chain amino acid transporter permease: MPDTRYLILAVAVSAAVTWALRALPFTVLAPLRASPVVRYLGARMPAGVMVILCVYCLRDLSLADHRAVAPLAALAVTVGLHLWRRNALLSILGGTAASVLLASTVFPG, translated from the coding sequence ATGCCTGACACCCGCTACCTGATCCTGGCCGTCGCCGTCTCGGCCGCCGTCACCTGGGCGCTGCGCGCCCTGCCGTTCACCGTCCTGGCACCGCTGCGGGCCAGCCCGGTGGTCCGGTACCTGGGGGCCCGGATGCCGGCCGGGGTGATGGTGATCCTGTGCGTCTACTGCCTGCGCGACCTCTCGCTCGCCGACCACCGGGCGGTGGCCCCGCTGGCGGCGCTGGCCGTCACCGTCGGCCTCCACCTGTGGCGCCGCAACGCACTGCTGAGCATCCTGGGCGGCACGGCGGCCAGCGTGCTGCTGGCGAGCACGGTCTTCCCGGGCTGA
- a CDS encoding AzlC family ABC transporter permease translates to MGLGLVPLGLALGVLITHAGLPWWSASLSTAVVYAGSFEFLLVGLLLAAAPLATVALTAFLVNLRHVFYALSFPLERVRGRLGKAYSTFALNDESYALATGARARDWPGERLLWLQVFMQVYWVGGATAGALLGAVVPDSVTGLGFALTALFTVLALDAVRERRGDLPTPLIALLCALTARLVCPGELLPVAFGLFAAALMIRYLTTDRRAHRDA, encoded by the coding sequence GTGGGCTTGGGCCTGGTGCCGCTCGGCCTGGCCCTCGGCGTGCTGATCACCCACGCCGGACTGCCGTGGTGGAGCGCGAGCCTGTCCACGGCGGTGGTCTACGCCGGCTCGTTCGAGTTCCTGCTGGTCGGCCTGCTGCTCGCGGCCGCACCGCTGGCCACCGTCGCGCTGACCGCGTTCCTGGTCAACCTGCGGCACGTCTTCTACGCGCTCTCCTTCCCGCTGGAGCGGGTCCGCGGGCGGCTCGGCAAGGCGTACAGCACCTTCGCGCTGAACGACGAGTCGTACGCCCTGGCGACGGGTGCCCGGGCCCGGGACTGGCCGGGCGAGCGGCTGCTCTGGCTGCAGGTGTTCATGCAGGTGTACTGGGTCGGCGGGGCCACGGCCGGCGCGCTGCTCGGCGCGGTGGTGCCGGACAGCGTCACCGGGCTGGGCTTCGCGCTCACCGCCCTGTTCACCGTGCTGGCGCTGGACGCCGTGCGGGAGCGCCGGGGCGACCTGCCGACCCCGCTGATCGCGCTGCTCTGCGCGCTGACGGCCCGGCTGGTCTGCCCCGGGGAGCTGCTGCCCGTCGCGTTCGGCCTGTTCGCGGCCGCCCTGATGATCCGTTACCTCACCACCGACCGGAGGGCGCACCGCGATGCCTGA
- a CDS encoding Lrp/AsnC family transcriptional regulator, translating into MSNEVSLDAIDRDILFHLRQDGRLTNVELAKRVGLTPPPCLRRLKRLEDTGVISGYRAVINPEALGHGLEVMVDIEVSANDLKTIETLEETLTSYEEVIELRRMFGRPDYFLRVVVADHAAYSAFLTNRLTGLPGILRVESHLTMKTVKSAD; encoded by the coding sequence GTGAGCAATGAAGTGAGCCTCGATGCGATCGACCGCGACATTTTGTTCCACCTGCGCCAGGACGGCCGGCTGACCAACGTCGAACTCGCCAAGCGGGTCGGCCTCACGCCGCCCCCGTGCCTGCGCCGGCTCAAGCGCCTGGAGGACACCGGGGTGATCAGCGGCTACCGCGCCGTCATCAACCCCGAGGCGCTCGGCCACGGCCTGGAGGTGATGGTCGACATCGAGGTCTCCGCCAACGACCTCAAGACCATCGAGACCCTGGAGGAGACCCTCACCTCCTACGAGGAGGTGATCGAACTGCGCCGGATGTTCGGCCGCCCCGACTACTTCCTGCGCGTCGTCGTCGCCGACCACGCTGCCTACAGCGCCTTCCTCACCAACCGGCTCACCGGGCTGCCCGGCATCCTGCGGGTCGAGTCGCACCTGACCATGAAGACCGTCAAGTCCGCCGACTGA
- the msrA gene encoding peptide-methionine (S)-S-oxide reductase MsrA, giving the protein MTTTRKAVLAGGCFWGMEDLFRRQDGVLDTRVGYTGGSVPNATYRNHAGHAEALEVSYDPERISYRTLLEFFFQIHDPSTRDRQGNDIGSSYRSAIFYTDEEQRRVAVDTIADVDASGLWPGKAVTEVEPLGDFWEAEPEHQDYLQRYPDGYTCHFPRPNWKLPARESA; this is encoded by the coding sequence ATGACCACCACGCGCAAGGCCGTCCTCGCCGGCGGATGCTTCTGGGGCATGGAGGATCTGTTCCGGCGCCAGGACGGCGTCCTGGACACCCGGGTGGGGTACACCGGCGGCAGCGTGCCCAACGCCACCTACCGCAACCACGCGGGCCACGCGGAGGCGTTGGAGGTCAGCTACGACCCGGAGCGGATCAGCTACCGCACGCTGCTGGAGTTCTTCTTCCAGATCCACGACCCGAGCACCCGCGACCGTCAGGGCAACGACATCGGCAGCAGCTACCGCTCGGCGATCTTCTACACCGATGAGGAGCAGCGCCGGGTCGCCGTGGACACCATCGCCGACGTGGACGCGAGCGGGCTGTGGCCCGGCAAGGCGGTCACCGAGGTCGAGCCGCTCGGCGACTTCTGGGAGGCCGAGCCGGAGCACCAGGACTACCTCCAGCGCTACCCCGACGGGTACACCTGCCACTTCCCGCGCCCGAACTGGAAGCTGCCGGCCCGCGAGTCGGCCTGA
- a CDS encoding NUDIX hydrolase: protein MGGRTEYYGDPAAPAANSLVPASNLLVQDQDGAILLQRRRDTGQWALPGGKQDIGESAADCAVRECAEETGIKAEITGFLGVYSNPAHIVVYSSNGEARQQFEAVYLGRPLGGTPTVNDEADDVRWVLPADLAAYDIHPSMRQQIGDYLSGRYPYLG from the coding sequence ATGGGCGGCAGAACCGAGTACTACGGCGATCCGGCCGCACCGGCGGCCAACTCCCTGGTCCCGGCGAGCAACCTGCTCGTCCAGGACCAGGACGGCGCGATCCTGCTGCAACGCCGACGGGACACCGGCCAGTGGGCGCTGCCCGGCGGCAAGCAGGACATCGGCGAGTCCGCCGCCGACTGCGCGGTGCGCGAGTGCGCCGAGGAGACCGGCATCAAGGCGGAGATCACCGGCTTCCTCGGGGTCTACTCCAACCCGGCCCACATCGTCGTCTACAGCAGCAACGGCGAAGCCCGCCAACAGTTCGAGGCCGTCTACCTCGGCCGCCCCCTCGGCGGCACACCCACCGTCAACGACGAGGCCGACGACGTCCGCTGGGTGCTGCCGGCTGACCTGGCCGCGTACGACATCCACCCGAGCATGCGCCAGCAGATCGGCGACTACCTCAGCGGCCGCTACCCCTACCTGGGATGA
- a CDS encoding HAD hydrolase-like protein: MMSSAAADGRQLVLIFDMDGTLLDTETVKLAAFRDAFAPLCAGNHRSLAAVHEYNAAHRGVPRDAKFRHVLAMLGAPEGELAAVAGRYADLLADRLPSCQPLPGVAGFLKAVPAVRFVASSAPRAEIVDNLTRHGLDAAFTDFYGHPWSKEQALLDVARRHPTAARVFFGDAPADLAAARATRTRFMAINPNPQPEPLTPDQARDFQDVGALAEFLRDG; encoded by the coding sequence ATGATGTCCAGTGCTGCGGCCGATGGCCGCCAGTTGGTGCTGATCTTCGACATGGACGGCACGCTGCTCGACACCGAAACCGTCAAACTGGCGGCGTTCCGAGACGCGTTCGCACCGCTGTGCGCCGGGAACCACCGGTCGCTGGCAGCGGTCCACGAGTACAACGCGGCCCATCGCGGCGTCCCCCGGGACGCCAAGTTCCGGCACGTCCTGGCGATGCTCGGCGCCCCGGAGGGCGAACTGGCGGCTGTTGCCGGGCGGTACGCGGACCTGCTGGCCGACCGCCTGCCCTCGTGCCAGCCGCTGCCCGGTGTGGCCGGGTTCCTGAAGGCGGTGCCGGCGGTTCGTTTCGTGGCCAGCAGCGCTCCGCGCGCGGAGATCGTCGACAACCTGACCCGCCACGGCCTCGACGCCGCCTTCACCGACTTCTACGGCCACCCCTGGTCCAAGGAGCAGGCACTGCTCGACGTGGCGCGGCGTCATCCAACGGCCGCCCGGGTCTTCTTCGGAGACGCGCCCGCCGATCTGGCCGCGGCCCGGGCCACCCGGACGAGGTTCATGGCGATCAACCCGAACCCCCAGCCCGAACCCCTCACGCCGGACCAGGCCCGCGACTTCCAGGACGTGGGCGCACTCGCGGAGTTCCTCCGCGACGGGTGA
- a CDS encoding MFS transporter: MSQQQSATSTQDIIRTDIPARLDRLPWSRWHWRILVGLGTVWILDGLEVTIVGNVAGRMAQQGSGIAISTEQVTTVAAAVYVAGACVGALFFGWLTDRLGRKKLFMVTLAVYLAATAVTAFSWTAWFFFLCRFFTGFGIGGEYAAINSAIDELIPARIRGRIDLVVNGSFWVGAAVGAFASIALLNTAFFAEDLGWRLAFGIGVVLGLVILLVRRHVPESPRWLALHGRTGEAERVVAEAERTVAEQTGEPLPEAHGTISIRPRGALGFAAVARTVVTRYPRRTVLGLALFIGQAFLYNSVTFGFAVILTTFFAVPNGDTGYYFAVIAVGNFLGPVLLGHLFDSVGRKVMISSTYIGSGVLLFGTAWLFQRGELSAVTMTACWTAVLFLASAGASAAYLTVSEIFPLETRALCIAFFYAVGTAIGGITGPLLFNGLVSSGRVPDTTLAFCIGAALMTLAGLVEAAIGVRAERRSLESLAAPLSSVDESGAAVP, encoded by the coding sequence GTGAGTCAGCAACAGAGCGCAACGAGTACGCAGGACATCATCCGCACCGACATCCCCGCCCGGCTGGACCGGTTGCCGTGGTCGCGGTGGCACTGGCGGATCCTGGTCGGGCTGGGCACCGTCTGGATCCTGGACGGCCTGGAGGTGACCATCGTCGGCAATGTGGCCGGGCGGATGGCGCAGCAGGGCAGCGGGATCGCGATCAGCACCGAGCAGGTCACCACGGTGGCGGCGGCGGTCTACGTGGCCGGCGCGTGTGTGGGGGCGCTGTTCTTCGGGTGGCTGACCGACCGGCTGGGCCGCAAGAAGCTGTTCATGGTGACCTTGGCCGTCTACTTGGCGGCCACGGCGGTGACCGCGTTCTCCTGGACGGCGTGGTTCTTCTTCCTCTGCCGGTTCTTCACCGGTTTCGGCATCGGCGGGGAGTACGCGGCGATCAACTCGGCGATCGACGAGCTGATCCCGGCGCGGATCCGGGGGCGGATCGACCTGGTGGTCAACGGCAGCTTCTGGGTCGGCGCGGCGGTCGGCGCGTTCGCCTCGATCGCGCTGCTGAACACCGCCTTCTTCGCGGAGGACCTGGGCTGGCGGCTGGCGTTCGGGATCGGTGTGGTGCTGGGGCTGGTGATCCTGCTGGTGCGCCGGCACGTGCCGGAGAGCCCGCGCTGGCTGGCCCTGCACGGGCGGACGGGCGAGGCGGAGCGGGTGGTGGCCGAGGCGGAGCGGACGGTCGCGGAGCAGACCGGCGAGCCGCTGCCCGAGGCGCACGGCACGATCAGCATCCGTCCGCGCGGCGCGCTCGGGTTCGCGGCGGTGGCGCGCACCGTGGTCACGCGCTACCCGCGCCGCACCGTGCTGGGCCTGGCGCTGTTCATCGGGCAGGCGTTCCTCTACAACTCGGTGACCTTCGGCTTCGCGGTGATCCTGACCACGTTCTTCGCCGTGCCGAACGGGGACACCGGCTACTACTTCGCGGTGATCGCGGTCGGCAACTTCCTCGGCCCGGTGCTGCTGGGGCACCTGTTCGACTCGGTCGGCCGCAAGGTGATGATCAGCAGCACGTACATCGGCTCCGGGGTGCTGCTCTTCGGCACCGCCTGGCTGTTCCAGCGCGGGGAGCTGTCGGCCGTCACCATGACGGCGTGTTGGACGGCGGTGCTCTTCCTGGCCTCGGCCGGGGCGAGCGCGGCCTACCTGACGGTGAGTGAGATCTTCCCGCTGGAGACCAGGGCGCTGTGCATCGCCTTCTTCTACGCGGTGGGCACGGCGATCGGCGGGATCACCGGGCCGCTGCTGTTCAATGGGCTGGTGAGCAGCGGCCGGGTCCCGGACACCACGCTGGCGTTCTGCATCGGCGCGGCGCTGATGACGCTGGCGGGGCTGGTGGAGGCGGCGATCGGGGTGCGGGCGGAGCGGCGGAGCCTGGAGTCGCTGGCGGCGCCGCTCAGTTCGGTGGACGAGTCGGGCGCTGCGGTGCCCTGA
- a CDS encoding sigma-70 family RNA polymerase sigma factor: MVLGDRAAFELLYDALARPVYGAALRTLRSPAHAEEVAQEVLLEVWRTAAAYRPERGTVMTWALTIAHHRAVDRVRSVRAAVEREARVALRDGAARDSVSSPAESLLDRQGVRTALARLTGAQRESLVLAYYGGYSQSEIARLLGIPLGTVKTRMREGLRRLRDAFEEW; this comes from the coding sequence GTGGTCCTGGGCGACCGCGCCGCCTTCGAGCTGCTGTACGACGCGCTGGCCCGCCCGGTCTACGGGGCGGCGCTGCGCACCCTGCGCAGCCCGGCGCACGCCGAGGAGGTGGCGCAGGAGGTGCTGCTGGAGGTGTGGCGCACGGCCGCGGCCTACCGGCCCGAGCGGGGCACCGTGATGACCTGGGCCCTCACCATCGCCCACCACCGGGCGGTGGACCGGGTCAGGTCGGTGCGGGCGGCCGTCGAGCGGGAGGCGCGGGTCGCCCTGCGGGACGGGGCGGCGCGCGACTCGGTCAGCTCGCCGGCCGAGTCGCTGCTCGACCGGCAGGGCGTGCGGACCGCGCTCGCCCGGCTGACCGGTGCCCAGCGCGAGTCCCTGGTGCTGGCGTACTACGGCGGGTACTCGCAGAGCGAGATCGCCCGGCTGCTCGGCATCCCGCTGGGCACGGTCAAGACCCGGATGCGGGAGGGGCTGCGGCGACTCCGGGACGCGTTCGAGGAGTGGTGA
- a CDS encoding MerR family transcriptional regulator has product MAATVRTTARQLTGPAQGPPEGTDAPEGPSEPGMPTGAVARHLGVSATTVRSWERRYGIGPSERQPGHHRRWRPEDIALLEAMCRLTARGVPPAEAARAVLAEQRHARSVLPEQTAQAVREPTAAAPPAPRGPGGSGVLPVGTVRPECRGLARAAVRLDGPQVGRILRETVDGLGVVDAWTEVMVPALRATGRKWSSSGERFVEVEHLLSWHVSTVLRAAAVRPVAVRPMPPVLLAAMPDEQHALALEAMAAGLTDRGLPFRMLGAAVPPRALLDAVHRVGPSAVMLWSQLPRTADPGVLRQVAHTVWGPRGSRGGALVVAGGPGWDRSTRPPGTAGPRSLTSALDLIERAVSD; this is encoded by the coding sequence ATGGCCGCCACCGTCCGCACCACGGCGCGGCAGCTCACCGGCCCCGCCCAGGGACCGCCGGAGGGGACCGACGCGCCGGAGGGTCCGAGCGAGCCCGGCATGCCGACGGGGGCGGTGGCCCGTCACCTGGGGGTGTCGGCGACCACCGTCCGTTCCTGGGAGCGCCGTTACGGCATCGGCCCGTCGGAGCGTCAGCCCGGCCACCACCGCCGCTGGCGGCCCGAGGACATCGCGCTGCTGGAGGCGATGTGCCGGCTGACGGCCCGTGGGGTGCCGCCGGCCGAGGCCGCCCGCGCCGTGCTCGCCGAGCAGCGGCACGCCCGGAGCGTCCTACCGGAGCAAACCGCCCAGGCAGTCAGGGAGCCCACGGCGGCCGCACCCCCCGCCCCGCGCGGCCCGGGCGGCAGCGGCGTGCTGCCCGTGGGCACCGTCCGCCCCGAGTGCCGGGGCCTGGCCCGGGCCGCCGTGCGGCTGGACGGACCGCAGGTGGGCCGGATCCTGCGGGAGACCGTCGACGGGCTCGGGGTCGTCGACGCCTGGACGGAGGTGATGGTGCCCGCGCTGCGCGCCACCGGACGCAAGTGGTCCTCCTCGGGCGAGCGGTTCGTCGAGGTGGAGCACCTGCTCTCCTGGCACGTGTCGACCGTGCTGCGCGCGGCGGCGGTGCGACCCGTGGCGGTGCGCCCGATGCCGCCGGTGCTGCTCGCCGCGATGCCCGACGAGCAGCACGCCCTGGCCCTGGAGGCCATGGCGGCGGGCCTGACCGACCGGGGACTGCCGTTCCGGATGCTGGGCGCGGCCGTCCCGCCCCGGGCGCTGCTGGACGCCGTGCACCGGGTCGGCCCCAGCGCCGTGATGCTCTGGTCGCAGCTCCCGCGGACCGCGGACCCGGGCGTGCTGCGGCAGGTGGCCCACACCGTCTGGGGCCCGCGCGGCTCGCGGGGCGGCGCCCTGGTGGTGGCCGGCGGGCCCGGGTGGGACCGGTCCACCCGCCCGCCGGGCACCGCCGGGCCGCGCAGCCTGACGAGCGCGCTCGACCTGATCGAACGGGCCGTCAGCGACTGA
- a CDS encoding cryptochrome/photolyase family protein, whose translation MTTSIALFTQDLRLHDNPVLHAAATTADQVVPLFVLDPGIEAAGFAAPNRMAFLADCLADLDSSLRRTGSRLIVRHGATAEVVARVAAETGAGAVHLAAGVSAFAHRREARLRERFGDRLLVHDASLTVVPPGRVTPAGRNHYAVFTPYHRAWQQAPWRTVLGPPRTLRTPAGVGSENLVVGGPLSPALPPGGETAARARWRRWSVDPYEEVHDDLAADATSRFSPYLHFGCLSPTELATRARQREGAGAQAFVRQLAWRDFHHQVLAARPDAARHDYRAREDRWHQDEAEAEAWRQGRTGYPIVDAGMRQLAHEGWMHNRARLVTAGFLAKSLYLDWRIGAAHFLSLLVDGDLANNQLNWQWVAGTGTDTRPNRILNPLRQADRYDPDGAYVRRWVPELAHLPGPAVHRPWLLAPDYPAPILAPDELTARFRHGRALD comes from the coding sequence GTGACCACCTCGATCGCCCTGTTCACCCAGGACCTGCGCCTGCACGACAACCCGGTCCTGCACGCCGCCGCCACCACCGCCGACCAGGTCGTACCGCTGTTCGTGCTCGACCCCGGCATCGAAGCCGCCGGCTTCGCCGCGCCCAACAGAATGGCGTTCCTGGCCGACTGCCTCGCCGACCTGGACTCCTCGCTGCGCCGCACCGGCTCCCGCCTGATCGTGCGCCACGGTGCGACGGCCGAGGTGGTGGCCCGGGTGGCGGCCGAGACCGGCGCCGGCGCGGTGCACCTGGCCGCCGGGGTGAGCGCCTTCGCCCACCGGCGCGAGGCCCGGCTGCGCGAGCGCTTCGGCGACCGGCTCCTGGTGCACGACGCCTCGCTGACGGTGGTCCCGCCGGGGCGGGTCACCCCGGCCGGCCGCAACCACTACGCCGTCTTCACCCCCTACCACCGGGCCTGGCAGCAGGCGCCCTGGCGCACTGTGCTGGGCCCGCCGCGCACGCTGCGCACCCCGGCCGGCGTCGGCAGCGAGAACCTGGTGGTCGGCGGCCCGCTCTCGCCGGCGCTGCCGCCCGGTGGCGAGACGGCGGCGCGGGCCCGCTGGCGCCGCTGGAGCGTCGACCCGTACGAGGAGGTGCACGACGACCTGGCCGCCGACGCGACCTCCCGGTTCTCCCCCTACCTGCACTTCGGCTGCCTCTCCCCCACCGAACTCGCCACCCGCGCCCGGCAGCGCGAGGGCGCGGGCGCGCAGGCCTTCGTCCGCCAGCTCGCCTGGCGCGACTTCCACCACCAGGTGCTGGCCGCCCGCCCCGACGCCGCGCGCCACGACTACCGGGCCCGGGAGGACCGCTGGCACCAGGACGAGGCCGAGGCCGAGGCGTGGCGGCAGGGCCGCACCGGGTACCCGATCGTCGACGCCGGCATGCGCCAACTCGCCCACGAGGGCTGGATGCACAACCGCGCCCGGCTGGTGACGGCCGGTTTCCTCGCCAAGTCGCTGTACCTGGACTGGCGGATCGGCGCCGCCCACTTCCTGTCCCTGCTGGTCGACGGCGACCTGGCGAACAACCAGCTCAACTGGCAGTGGGTGGCGGGCACCGGCACCGACACCCGCCCCAACCGGATCCTCAACCCGCTGCGCCAGGCCGACCGTTACGACCCGGACGGCGCCTATGTGCGGCGCTGGGTGCCGGAGCTCGCGCACCTGCCGGGGCCGGCCGTGCACCGGCCCTGGCTGCTGGCGCCCGACTACCCGGCGCCGATCCTCGCCCCGGACGAGCTCACCGCCCGGTTCCGGCACGGCCGGGCACTGGACTGA